In one Ananas comosus cultivar F153 linkage group 12, ASM154086v1, whole genome shotgun sequence genomic region, the following are encoded:
- the LOC109718533 gene encoding protein MAIN-LIKE 1-like, which produces MADLEEAGPVDESVLTEQHLHRSSFITTEGYRGVQFVEHGRKLNQWDMDHPAVLDLLRQSGFYGISRLRRLQLDQSLLGALVERWRRETQTFHFRHGEMTITLQDVAVISGLRVDGAPVTGTTQHPWIEICQELLGVVPDGIRAGQIRLDWIYQHFHHIHLDAPAGLVAATARAYMLYQIGCSLFPNPTGYRVHLKWLPLLADFDACGGLAWGSAALAYLYRALGTASLKDKVECCCFATLVQIWAWDHLHVGRPTGVGAIADMADCPLGCRWTNAGGLRFGANVRTTDIEFYRDELDQQRETQITWRPYTDAVLEVLPAFCVQGSEVWRSRTTLICFHIVELHVPDRVLRQFGLLQHIPIHVETIRRFTSQGRPDEHWGHFHAAHIERWGQRLQAIIDQHLIVGDDPVQATSIYMEWYWQITRRWISRPVQRPPLTYQPRGQTERALVDAIRQTQYSIRSLVHDRPSYDAVMEALTGMDIDLDSVLEYIPTIPVATDIRGRDFGHASTSGHHHRQTPTSAGSPSPSDVADIPAAPERFPTRPLDLDLLLPPPVSRDHFTFVYSRRHAASSSQARPTSRPATIEETQAIPEHREGVMIADLDAMADIEAIDDIPIANLVVEGGRRRGRGRGRARGRGRGRRGRGRSRG; this is translated from the exons ATGGCAGATCTAGAGGAGGCGGGACCGGTTGATGAGTCCGTCCTGACAGAGCAGCATCTACATAGGTCTTCATTTATCACGACTGAG GGATATCGCGGCGTTCAGTTCGTAGAGCATGGCCGCAAATTGAACCAGTGGGATATGGATCATCCAGCGGTGCTAGATTTGCTACGACAGTCAGGATTCTACGGTATTTCTCGACTTAGGCGTCTGCAGCTCGATCAGTCTCTATTGGGAGCTCTGGTCGAGAGATGGCGACGGGAGACCCAGACCTTCCACTTCCGCCACGGTGAGATGACGATTACACTTCAGGATGTGGCGGTTATTTCAGGTCTTCGTGTCGATGGAGCGCCTGTCACGGGGACTACACAGCATCCGTGGATAGAGATTTGTCAGGAGCTTTTAGGGGTTGTGCCGGATGGCATCCGAGCTGGTCAGATTCGCTTAGATTGGATATACCAGCACTTCCATCATATACATTTGGATGCTCCGGCTGGATTAGTTGCAGCCACAGCCCGTGCATATATGTTATATCAGATTGGCTGTAGTCTGTTTCCAAACCCCACCGGATATAGAGTTCATCTTAAGTGGCTACCACTTTTGGCGGATTTTGACGCATGTGGTGGTTTAGCCTGGGGGTCGGCAGCATTGGCCTACCTTTATCGCGCATTGGGAACGGCGTCATTAAAGGACAAGGTCGAATGCTGTTGTTTCGCGACATTAGTACag atttgggcATGGGACCATCTTCATGTCGGCCGACCTACTGGCGTTGGAGCTATTGCCGACATGGCTGATTGCCCTTTGGGTTGCCg GTGGACGAATGCCGGCGGTTTACGTTTTGGGGCCAACGTTAGGACGACTGATATAGAGTTCTATAGAGATGAGCTAGATCAGCAGCGAGAGACACAG ATTACATGGCGGCCGTACACAGATGCTGTATTAGAGGTGCTACCAGCATTCTGTGTACAGGGCAGTGAGGTATGGCGATCGCGGACCACGCTGATTTGTTTTCATATCGTCGAGCTTCACGTGCCCGATCGAGTCCTTCGGCAGTTTGGTCTCCTGCAGCATATACCTATTCATGTGGAGACCATCCGTCGCTTTACATCTCAGGGGCGGCCAGATGAGCATTGGGGCCACTTTCATGCTGCACACATCGAGAGATGGGGACAGCGATTACAGGCTATTATTGACCAGCATCTGATTGTCGGTGATGATCCAGTACAGGCGACCTCGATTTATATGGAGTGGTACTGGCAGATCACGAGACGATGGATTTCTCGTCCAGTACAGCGTCCACCATTGACTTACCAGCCTCGTGGCCAGACCGAGAGAGCTTTG GTGGACGCTATACGACAGACACAGTATAGCATCAGGAGCCTAGTTCATGATCGACCTTCTTACGATGCGGTGATGGAGGCATTGACGGGCATGGATATCGATCTTGATAGTGTACTGGAGTACATTCCTACTATACCTGTCGCCACTGATATCAGAGGTCGAGATTTTGGACATGCATCGACATCGGGTCATCACCACCGTCAGACACCGACATCTGCTGGATCTCCATCTCCTAGTGATGTTGCTGATATACCCGCCGCCCCTGAGAGATTTCCTACTAGGCCATTGGACTTGGACTTGCTTTTGCCGCCGCCAGTCTCTAGAGATCACTTTACATTCGTCTATTCTCGACGTCATGCCGCGTCTTCATCACAAGCCCGCCCAACATCTAGACCAGCCACTATCGAGGAGACTCAGGCGATACCGGAGCATCGCGAGGGCGTTATGATTGCAGATCTCGATGCGATGGCCGATATCGAGGCAATTGATGACATACCTATTGCTAATCTCGTTGTAGAGGGTGGCCGTAGACGTGGACGTGGACGTGGCCGTGCACGAggacgtggccgaggacgtcgagggagaggacgatCGAGAGGctga